DNA from Pelobacter propionicus DSM 2379:
CTTCGTCTTCAAGCTATCCGACGGATCTTCCCGTTTTTTCGGCTTTCAGGCCAAGAGCCCTGAGCAGCAGGAAACCAACTATGCCAATGACGAGGTGGGGTTCAACATCTCTGCTGGTTACCAGTTTGCCCGACATTTCCAGGTTCTCCTGGGGGACCGCTTCCGTGATGTCAATGTCAGGCATGGCGCGGTCAGTGGCGTCCCCTACATAAAGGACAGATTCTCGGAAGACGAGATTCCGGGCATCAACGGATTCACAGCCCACACGCCGCGACTGGCTATCATTCACAATACGCTGGACAACAAGGACACCCCCACCTTCGGCGGCTATGTCAAACTCTCCATTGAGCAGAGCCTCAAGGCGCTGGGAAGCTCTGCCGACTACCGCCACTACGAAGCCGAGATCAAGGGATTCTTTCCCCTGGACAATGCCCGCTACATCAGCGTGTTCCGGTTCGTCTACAACCAGACACTGGGGCACAAGGTGCCCTTCCTGGAGCGGAGTATCCTGGGGGGGGAGACGACCCTGCGCGGCTACGGCCGTAACCGCTTCATCGACAACAGCTATTTCCTCTGCAACCTGGAGGAGCGCATCAGGTTCTTCCGCTGGGAGGTATTCAACGTCACCGCCGACTGGGAGGTCGCCCCCTTCGTGGATATGGGAGCGGTGATGGAATCACTGGACAAGGCTGAGTTCAAAAACTACGAGGTAAACCCCGGAATCGGCTTCCGCGCCATCGTCCGTCCCAACATCGTCGGCCGGGTTGACCTGGGTATCGGCAAGGATGGACCGGCCATCTTTGTCGGACTGGGATACCCCTTCTGACGAAATCAAAAACGCGCAATGCCAACCTGGCACTGCGCGTTTTTCGTACTATATGACGAGTCGGAAGTGCGGAACTATCGTCGCAGAAACACCACGAACGCCCCACTCCCCCCCATCTCCCGCGGGGCGGGAGCAAACTCCACCACCAACTTCCTGCCCGCATCCCGCAGCCATCCCAGCACCGCCTGTTGCAGCACCGGTTCGACGGGGGAGTTGTTCCCCTTGCCGGTGATTACCAGCACCGCCTTTTCGCCGTGTGCGGCGGCGCTCGCCAGGAAGCGGGGCAATGCCTCCAGCGCCTCCTCGCGGGTAAGGCCGTGCAGGTCCAGCTGGCGCTCCACCGAAACCACCCCCCGCTTCAACTGGCGCAGGCGATTGGCTCCCAGGGGTTTCAACTCCTCGTCCTCGGGGGTCTGGTCGCTGAAAGTCACATCGAGTTTCAGCTGTCCGATGGCTTTGCTGAAGGCCTCCCGTTCGCCGCGGTCGAGCTCAGGCTGCCGCTTTTCCGCAGCGGCTCGCCCCGGGGCCGGTTTCACCTGCTGGGTCTGGGTCGCGGCCCTGGCGGGAGCATCGCGACGGCCCAGGCGTTTGACGTCATCCATGGCCCGCAGAAACAGCTCGCTATCATCCTCGACAGGTTCCGGACGAGTGATTGGGCGGTTCGGTTCCACTGCCTGCGACGTTACCGCAACAGCCACCCCCTTGAGGGCGCTGAAGGGGGTGGTGTGAAACTCGGACGGTTTCGGTTCAGTATGTCGGGATTTCTTCTTTGCCATCAGTCCCTGGCCACCAGTGTGATTTCGATACGACGGTTCCTGGCCCGCCCCTCCCGCGTGGCGTTATCCGCCACAGGACGGTATTCGCCGCAGGCAACGGCCGACAGGAGCGAGGGATCCACCCCCTGGCGCTGCAGATACCTGGCCACATTGACGGCACGGGCTCCGGAGAGTTCCCAGTTTGAGGGAAACAGGCGGCTCAAAGCGCCGCTTGGGGCCAGGTTGTCCGTATGCCCCTCGACGCGGATCGCCCTATCCCTGTTCGCTTTAAGCGTTTCCACCAGCTTGAACAGTATCAGCTGCCCCTCCGGCTTCACGTCGACCCTGCCGGAATCGAAGAGTATGGCGGCTTCCATGGTGACGGTCAGCGCCCCCTTGAGTTCGGAAATGACAACCTGCCCCTGGGCGATCTCGCTCTTCAAGTTCTGCAGCAGCTTCTCGTAGGTGGTGCCAAGCTGGCTGGTTTTTTCTTCTCTGGCCTTTCTCAGCTCCCTGTTTTCATCTTCAAGAGCGGCAATCTTCTGGCGCAGGTCGTTGACGTTCTGGGAAAGGGTATCGGTTTTCGACGCGAGTAACTGCTCCAGGGCCTGTTTCTGCCTGGCCTGGTCCGCCAGTTCCGTCTTGAGGCCGCTGTTTTCCGCGGTTAGTTGCTCCTGACCCCGCTTCAGGTCGGCAAACTCCCGGGACAGGTACTCCGCCTCCTCCACCTTTTTCAGGTACGTGCTCTGCGCCACCATGCAACCGCCCAATGAGAGCGTCGCCACACCGGCCACGATCAGGCCAACGATCCGCTTCAGCAAGATTCCTCCTTCTGCGAGCCCATGCCTACAACCCCCCCGCTTTTTTGTGGAGAGAGCCAGCGTCGTCCGGTTAGGTCTTTGCATGGTTCTTTGAGAATGTAAAAAAGTAACAAAATCAGCGTGATGCCACATTTTTTTTGCTTGACTTTTAGTAAAAAATTGGCGGGCCACCATCGTAACTACTTAATATTACACGAGTTACGACATGCGACCTTTCAAGCGACTGAAACAACGACGAAAAGCACGTGCTTTCAAATTGCTTCTTACCCCGGTTTTTGAGAGATTCAAGTCCGATAAACAACTTGAATCCAGGGGGTACCGCCCGTTGCAAATGACCTTTGATGATCAGCTAAAGGCCCTGATTTTCTATCACCTTGAAGAGTTTTCTTCCGGGAGCGAACTGCTGCAGGCTCTGGAACAGAATGACTTTGCCAAGGAGTGCGTTGCTCCCCCCAAGGGGATCAAAAAGAGCGCCTTCTTCGAGGCGATCAATAACCGTGGCCTTGAGCAGCTAAGTGAGGTATTCGGACATCTGGTCAAGCAAGCAGGCAAAGTGCTTCCGGCCGAATACGCTCACCTTGGCAACCTGGTATCCATAGATGGCTCTTTGATTGATGCTGTGCTGTCCATGGAATGGGCTGATTACCGAAGCGGCTCAAAGAAGGCCAAGGCTCATGTCGGCTTCGATATCAACCGGGGCATTCCCAGGAAGATATACCTCAGCGACGGTAAAGAGGGTGAGCGCCCCTTTGTTGACAAGATCATCGACAAAGGCGAAACCGGCGTTATGGATCGCGGGTATCAGTCCCATGACCACTTTGACAAGTGGCAGGCCGCCGAGAAGTTCTTTGTCTGTCGTATCAGGGAGAATACGATCAAGATAGTCATCAGAGAGAATGCCGTCAATCCTGACAGTATTATCTTCTATGACCGGATCGTAATGCTCGGCACCAAAGGCGTAAACCAGACTGAGAAAGAACTGCGCCTTGTTGGTTACCGTGTTGACGGTAAAGATTACTGGATCGCTACCAACAGGTACGACCTGACCGCTGAACAAGTCGCCGAAGTCTATAAGCTCCGCTGGAACATCGAGACCTTCTTTGGCTGGTGGAAACGCCATCTCAAGGTGTACCACCTGATCGCCAGGAGCAAGTACGGGCTGATGGTCCAGCTTCTTGGCGGCCTTATAACCTATCTGCTTCTTGCTATTTACTGCCGGGAGCAGCACAACGAACCAGTCAGCATCACTCGGGTACGGGAATTACGCAACCAAATCGCCAATGAGGCAGCAGAAGAACTAGAGCAAAAACGGATGCGAACACAGCAAAAATCCCACAAAAACAAACTTTTAAAGAAAAAACGACGACATGCAAAGACCTAACCGGAAATTACTGGGAGAGAGCTGAAAATCATGTCCAGAACAGCCTTCTGGCGGGCCTCGAACTTGTTCAGCACCGCCAGGCAGGTGCCCATGGGACAGATGTCGTGCAGCACGTTGGCGTCACGTCCGGAGAGGATAACGATGCGGTTCTTGTCCATGCCGGTGCGGGTGGCGAACATCAGCAGCTTGAGTCCATCCATGGAGGGCATCTCCAGATCGATCAGCAGCAGGTCGTAACCGCCGGCCTTGATGCGCTGCAGGGCGGCCACGGGGTTGTTGCAGATTTCCACCTGTAACAGGGGATAAGTGTCACGGATATAGCCGGAGAGAAAGTCGGTAAAGCCCCGGTCG
Protein-coding regions in this window:
- a CDS encoding BamA/TamA family outer membrane protein, encoding MLKTMAIAAIMSFGLLAGCTSYIPREDLSLVPCESCGEKVKLVTIPLPVIASSPNEGITAGALSALLFHNTNDEISTLLAPQVNYNSSFGVTASLYGAHYVSPDRNMEFNLSQSTKVNHDYEFKIRDTTMLDKKLELNAFVFKLSDGSSRFFGFQAKSPEQQETNYANDEVGFNISAGYQFARHFQVLLGDRFRDVNVRHGAVSGVPYIKDRFSEDEIPGINGFTAHTPRLAIIHNTLDNKDTPTFGGYVKLSIEQSLKALGSSADYRHYEAEIKGFFPLDNARYISVFRFVYNQTLGHKVPFLERSILGGETTLRGYGRNRFIDNSYFLCNLEERIRFFRWEVFNVTADWEVAPFVDMGAVMESLDKAEFKNYEVNPGIGFRAIVRPNIVGRVDLGIGKDGPAIFVGLGYPF
- a CDS encoding Smr/MutS family protein, yielding MAKKKSRHTEPKPSEFHTTPFSALKGVAVAVTSQAVEPNRPITRPEPVEDDSELFLRAMDDVKRLGRRDAPARAATQTQQVKPAPGRAAAEKRQPELDRGEREAFSKAIGQLKLDVTFSDQTPEDEELKPLGANRLRQLKRGVVSVERQLDLHGLTREEALEALPRFLASAAAHGEKAVLVITGKGNNSPVEPVLQQAVLGWLRDAGRKLVVEFAPAPREMGGSGAFVVFLRR
- a CDS encoding OmpA/MotB family protein, whose protein sequence is MLKRIVGLIVAGVATLSLGGCMVAQSTYLKKVEEAEYLSREFADLKRGQEQLTAENSGLKTELADQARQKQALEQLLASKTDTLSQNVNDLRQKIAALEDENRELRKAREEKTSQLGTTYEKLLQNLKSEIAQGQVVISELKGALTVTMEAAILFDSGRVDVKPEGQLILFKLVETLKANRDRAIRVEGHTDNLAPSGALSRLFPSNWELSGARAVNVARYLQRQGVDPSLLSAVACGEYRPVADNATREGRARNRRIEITLVARD
- a CDS encoding IS4-like element ISPepr3 family transposase, which codes for MRPFKRLKQRRKARAFKLLLTPVFERFKSDKQLESRGYRPLQMTFDDQLKALIFYHLEEFSSGSELLQALEQNDFAKECVAPPKGIKKSAFFEAINNRGLEQLSEVFGHLVKQAGKVLPAEYAHLGNLVSIDGSLIDAVLSMEWADYRSGSKKAKAHVGFDINRGIPRKIYLSDGKEGERPFVDKIIDKGETGVMDRGYQSHDHFDKWQAAEKFFVCRIRENTIKIVIRENAVNPDSIIFYDRIVMLGTKGVNQTEKELRLVGYRVDGKDYWIATNRYDLTAEQVAEVYKLRWNIETFFGWWKRHLKVYHLIARSKYGLMVQLLGGLITYLLLAIYCREQHNEPVSITRVRELRNQIANEAAEELEQKRMRTQQKSHKNKLLKKKRRHAKT
- a CDS encoding response regulator, whose protein sequence is MGRILLIDDDRGFTDFLSGYIRDTYPLLQVEICNNPVAALQRIKAGGYDLLLIDLEMPSMDGLKLLMFATRTGMDKNRIVILSGRDANVLHDICPMGTCLAVLNKFEARQKAVLDMIFSSLPVISG